Proteins encoded by one window of Clostridium perfringens:
- a CDS encoding VaFE repeat-containing surface-anchored protein, with translation MNFGSHFVFASENPKILIKFSNTESNTKTELKGASFKIVKGTDPSGPPVDGLSWVSDGKIKEFKLEAGTYTLVQVSVPKGYIKADPITFTVSPTGGLQTSTKYKGYTLLDKYPKEDDFRDAIYIEDMDNNDTSSVVYCFNVTKATPTFKGSVVKVLYNEQFGSSKLFTEKAIKPRVKGDELKNSVLRVIYNGYPSNALGIKEKYQLTEGQFRKLTQRAVWNFTDSNLSLDKLSQKEIDALNELINAKNAIPDNLVLNLYLPDDTYYQNLLGTKFITPNLIKLENEKLPNTIPEVKEGTLKTTVAADGVNGSSEKEALVSFENSKDGVDVKDTIDYKDLVANEKYNLTGKLMHVKDDGSLEEVATKTTEVTAGENGSGQWELDFGNQKLQVGEKYVVFENAESVENLIDTDNNYELDTKQVVKHEDKNDKAQTLVVEKPILPEVKDGNLKTTVIADGVNGSFEKEALVSFEDSKDGVDVKDTINYEGLVANQDYTLTGTLMHVKADGSLEEIATKTAKVTAGENGSGQWELDFGNQKLQAGEKYVVFESVESVENLIDTNNDYILDTKQIVKHENKDDKAQTLIVETPKSPTTEGTSNKNNSNLTKHDNYDQNKKELKLPKTGEGLTNIGFTMLGIIILSIVCFLSLKLKKVRK, from the coding sequence ATGAATTTTGGATCTCACTTTGTTTTTGCATCTGAAAATCCTAAAATATTAATTAAATTTAGTAATACTGAATCTAATACTAAGACGGAATTAAAAGGTGCAAGTTTTAAAATTGTAAAAGGTACTGACCCATCGGGTCCCCCAGTGGATGGATTAAGTTGGGTGTCAGATGGAAAGATTAAAGAGTTTAAACTTGAAGCTGGTACATATACCTTAGTGCAAGTTTCTGTGCCTAAGGGATATATAAAGGCAGATCCTATTACTTTTACTGTTTCACCTACAGGTGGACTTCAAACAAGCACAAAATATAAAGGATACACTCTACTTGATAAATATCCTAAAGAGGATGATTTTAGAGATGCTATTTATATTGAAGATATGGATAATAATGATACTAGCTCTGTTGTTTATTGTTTTAATGTTACAAAGGCTACTCCTACATTTAAAGGTTCCGTTGTAAAAGTTTTATATAATGAACAATTTGGTAGTTCTAAACTTTTTACAGAAAAAGCAATTAAGCCTAGGGTTAAAGGGGATGAATTAAAAAATTCAGTTTTAAGAGTTATATATAACGGGTATCCTAGTAACGCACTTGGCATTAAAGAAAAATACCAATTGACAGAAGGACAGTTTAGAAAGCTTACTCAAAGAGCTGTTTGGAACTTTACAGATAGTAATTTAAGCTTAGACAAATTATCTCAAAAAGAAATTGATGCTTTAAATGAATTAATAAATGCAAAGAATGCTATTCCAGATAATTTAGTCTTAAATTTATACCTTCCAGATGATACTTATTATCAAAATTTACTTGGAACAAAATTTATTACTCCAAACCTTATTAAGTTGGAAAATGAAAAACTTCCTAATACCATACCTGAAGTTAAAGAAGGTACTTTAAAAACTACTGTAGCTGCTGATGGAGTAAATGGTTCTTCTGAAAAAGAAGCTTTAGTAAGTTTTGAAAATTCTAAAGATGGTGTAGATGTTAAAGACACTATAGACTATAAAGATCTAGTAGCTAATGAAAAATATAATCTTACTGGTAAACTAATGCACGTAAAAGATGATGGTTCATTAGAAGAAGTTGCTACTAAGACTACAGAAGTAACAGCCGGTGAAAACGGAAGTGGCCAATGGGAGCTAGACTTCGGTAATCAAAAACTTCAAGTTGGCGAAAAATATGTTGTATTTGAAAATGCTGAATCTGTTGAGAACCTAATTGACACAGATAACAACTATGAGTTAGATACAAAGCAAGTTGTTAAACATGAAGATAAAAATGATAAAGCTCAAACTCTTGTAGTTGAAAAACCTATTCTTCCAGAAGTTAAAGATGGTAATTTAAAAACTACTGTAATTGCTGATGGTGTAAATGGTTCTTTTGAAAAAGAGGCTTTAGTAAGCTTTGAAGATTCTAAAGACGGTGTAGATGTTAAAGACACTATAAACTATGAAGGTTTAGTAGCTAATCAAGACTATACTTTAACAGGTACATTAATGCATGTAAAAGCTGATGGATCTTTAGAAGAAATTGCTACTAAAACAGCTAAAGTTACAGCCGGTGAAAACGGAAGTGGCCAATGGGAGTTAGACTTTGGTAATCAAAAACTTCAAGCTGGTGAAAAATACGTTGTCTTTGAAAGTGTTGAGTCTGTAGAAAACCTAATTGATACAAATAATGACTATATACTAGATACAAAACAAATTGTAAAACATGAAAACAAAGATGATAAGGCTCAAACTCTTATAGTAGAAACACCTAAATCACCAACAACTGAAGGTACTTCTAATAAAAATAATTCTAATTTAACAAAACATGATAATTATGATCAAAATAAAAAAGAATTAAAATTACCTAAAACTGGAGAAGGATTAACTAATATAGGTTTCACTATGTTAGGTATTATAATCTTATCAATAGTTTGTTTCCTTTCATTAAAACTAAAAAAAGTTAGAAAATAA
- a CDS encoding ABC transporter ATP-binding protein: MGKEVLKVSNIEKYYGKKGNVTKAINDISFTVSEGEFVGIMGASGSGKTTLLNCISTIDKVTSGHIYLEGEEVTSFSSKKLAKFRREKIGFIFQDFNLLDTLTAYENIALALTIQRVNNKEIDKRVRSVAEALNISNELNKYPYEMSGGQKQRVASARAIVTNPSLVLADEPTGALDSKAATMLLESLEDLNKNLNATIMMVTHDAFTASYANRILFIKDGKIFNELIKGTDSRKEFFNRIIEVITLLGGDSNNVF; encoded by the coding sequence ATGGGTAAAGAGGTTTTAAAGGTAAGTAATATAGAAAAGTATTATGGTAAAAAAGGAAATGTTACAAAGGCCATTAATGATATTAGTTTTACTGTTTCAGAAGGTGAGTTTGTTGGAATAATGGGTGCTTCAGGAAGTGGTAAAACAACACTTTTAAACTGTATATCAACTATAGATAAGGTAACTAGTGGTCATATATATTTAGAAGGAGAGGAGGTTACAAGCTTTAGTTCAAAAAAGTTAGCTAAGTTTAGAAGAGAAAAAATAGGATTTATATTTCAGGATTTTAATCTTTTAGATACCTTAACAGCTTACGAAAATATAGCCTTAGCTCTTACAATTCAAAGAGTGAATAATAAGGAAATAGATAAAAGAGTAAGAAGTGTTGCAGAAGCTTTAAATATAAGTAATGAGCTTAATAAATATCCTTATGAAATGTCAGGGGGACAAAAGCAAAGGGTGGCATCAGCAAGGGCAATAGTTACTAATCCATCTTTAGTATTAGCTGATGAACCAACAGGAGCCTTAGATTCAAAGGCAGCTACCATGCTTCTTGAAAGCTTAGAAGATTTAAATAAGAATTTAAATGCAACAATTATGATGGTAACTCATGATGCTTTTACAGCAAGTTATGCAAATAGAATTTTATTTATTAAGGATGGAAAGATATTTAATGAACTTATAAAAGGAACTGATTCTAGAAAAGAATTTTTCAATAGAATAATTGAAGTCATAACTCTTCTTGGAGGTGACAGTAATAATGTATTTTAA
- a CDS encoding ABC transporter permease: MYFKLAFKNIKKSYKNYVIYFLTLIFGICIFYTFNSIESQSVMMELNEQKQSAFMMAEQLIGYFSVFIAFVLGFLIVYANNYLIKRRKKEFGIYMTLGMENGSLSKMIFLETLFIGAISLGIGVVLGIMLSQALSVLTAYMFQVDLTKFQFVFSPLGFKRTVLCFSIIYLVVLIFNFISVRKIKLIDLLTASKRNEKPTIKNLWISVILFLVSVGILGIAYYKVIHDGIAFASFNALGLPILLGCIGTFIFFYSLTGFFLKVIQGNKKFYLRDLNMFVMKQISSKINTTFVSLSFICLMLFLAICTFSGGLGINRAINADLKDLTKFDVTFWSNSGENIEKLLKEKNIDISNIAKEDSNMVMYDSGVKYSNFLSKEGMTAMKNYFPVANDNDILVIGENGYNNTLKLLGKEPVNLKENQYLAVGNIDEMKKWVNESLENGNIDQMKKLVNKSSENEKKINISGKTLEPANKKYENINLYNFTMKGDILIFVVKDSLLEGLKPVSSRFNMMLKDNSNTKEELENVRDQLVESQVYSITKKEIYDNAAGLGATMAYLGIYLGLIFIITSAVVLAIQQLTESTDNVERYRLLKEIGVDQKMINKAIFTQVGVYFMLPLSLAIVHSIVGLKISSTIVGVFGNASIMPNIIITAIIFVIIYGGYFLATYLGAKKNINERS; the protein is encoded by the coding sequence ATGTATTTTAAGTTAGCCTTTAAAAATATAAAAAAGAGTTATAAAAATTATGTAATATATTTTTTAACCTTGATATTTGGAATATGTATATTTTATACTTTTAACTCCATAGAGTCACAAAGTGTAATGATGGAACTTAATGAGCAAAAGCAGTCAGCCTTTATGATGGCAGAACAATTAATAGGATATTTCTCTGTGTTTATAGCTTTTGTCTTAGGATTTTTAATAGTTTATGCAAATAATTATCTAATAAAAAGAAGAAAAAAAGAGTTTGGAATTTATATGACTCTTGGAATGGAAAATGGAAGCTTATCAAAAATGATATTCTTAGAAACTCTATTTATAGGGGCTATATCTTTAGGAATAGGAGTGGTACTAGGAATAATGTTATCTCAAGCACTTTCAGTACTTACAGCCTATATGTTCCAGGTAGACCTTACAAAGTTTCAATTTGTGTTTTCTCCACTTGGATTTAAGAGAACAGTACTTTGTTTTTCAATAATATATCTTGTTGTATTAATTTTTAACTTTATAAGTGTTAGAAAGATTAAATTAATAGATTTATTAACAGCTTCAAAGAGAAATGAAAAGCCTACTATTAAAAATCTTTGGATATCAGTAATATTATTTTTAGTTAGTGTGGGAATCTTAGGGATTGCTTATTATAAGGTCATACATGATGGAATTGCCTTTGCTAGTTTTAATGCTCTTGGATTACCAATTTTACTAGGATGTATTGGAACATTTATATTCTTTTATTCTTTAACAGGATTCTTTTTAAAGGTGATTCAAGGAAATAAAAAGTTCTATTTAAGAGATTTAAACATGTTTGTTATGAAGCAAATAAGCAGTAAAATAAACACAACCTTTGTATCCTTATCATTTATATGCTTAATGTTATTTTTAGCTATTTGTACATTCTCAGGAGGGTTAGGAATAAATAGAGCTATAAATGCTGACTTAAAGGATTTAACTAAATTTGATGTTACCTTTTGGAGTAATAGTGGTGAAAATATAGAAAAACTTTTGAAGGAAAAAAATATTGATATATCTAATATAGCTAAAGAAGATTCAAACATGGTTATGTATGATAGTGGAGTTAAATACAGTAATTTCTTATCAAAAGAGGGAATGACTGCTATGAAAAACTATTTTCCAGTGGCTAATGATAATGATATATTAGTAATTGGTGAAAATGGATACAATAATACATTAAAACTTCTTGGGAAAGAGCCTGTTAATTTAAAGGAAAATCAATACTTAGCAGTTGGAAATATTGATGAAATGAAAAAGTGGGTTAATGAGAGCTTAGAAAATGGAAATATTGATCAAATGAAAAAGTTGGTTAATAAGAGCTCAGAAAATGAAAAGAAGATAAATATTTCAGGAAAAACCTTAGAGCCTGCAAATAAAAAGTATGAAAATATTAATCTATATAATTTTACTATGAAAGGTGATATTTTAATTTTTGTTGTTAAGGATTCTCTTCTTGAAGGATTAAAACCTGTGTCTAGTAGATTTAATATGATGCTAAAGGATAACTCTAATACAAAGGAAGAATTAGAGAATGTAAGAGATCAGTTAGTAGAAAGTCAGGTTTATTCAATAACAAAAAAAGAAATATATGATAATGCAGCTGGCCTAGGTGCAACAATGGCTTACTTAGGAATCTACCTAGGTTTAATATTTATAATAACATCAGCAGTTGTACTTGCTATTCAGCAGCTTACAGAATCTACTGATAATGTAGAAAGATATAGACTACTAAAAGAAATAGGTGTGGATCAAAAGATGATAAATAAAGCTATATTCACTCAAGTAGGAGTATATTTTATGCTTCCTTTATCACTTGCTATAGTACACTCAATAGTTGGTTTAAAGATTTCTTCTACCATAGTAGGGGTATTTGGAAATGCTAGTATAATGCCAAATATAATTATAACAGCAATAATTTTTGTTATAATTTATGGAGGATACTTCTTAGCAACATATTTAGGGGCTAAGAAAAACATAAATGAAAGATCATAG
- a CDS encoding BhlA/UviB family holin-like peptide, with the protein MESEIFKLIATQGGFAILFSYLLFYVLKENSKREDNYQSIIQELTELLTTIKKDVEDIKSNLNNK; encoded by the coding sequence ATGGAGAGTGAAATTTTTAAATTAATAGCTACACAAGGAGGATTTGCAATATTATTTTCTTATTTGTTATTTTATGTTTTAAAAGAAAATAGTAAAAGAGAAGATAATTATCAAAGTATAATACAAGAACTTACAGAACTATTAACAACTATAAAAAAGGATGTAGAAGATATTAAAAGTAATTTGAATAATAAATGA
- a CDS encoding class A sortase: MKIKESKTRRYLINILLVTMTIIGIILILNDQIKDYFIKRNSRKYSVENLEINDIKKNKEMPASFDFDNVKEIDSKSVFMEQYKNKELPAIGGIAIPSEGINLSIFKGLSNEALIYGAGTMSKNQVMGKGNYSLASHHTKNPELLFAPLEKVKVGEKIYLTDLENIYVYDITSNQKVSPDSVHVLDEIPGKNIVTLVTCGESEGITRIVVQGDLISITPLNKSTQDMKNAFNIDSKTY; encoded by the coding sequence TTGAAGATTAAAGAATCAAAAACTAGAAGATACTTAATTAATATTTTATTAGTGACTATGACTATAATAGGTATAATTCTAATATTAAATGATCAAATTAAAGATTATTTTATAAAAAGAAACAGCAGAAAGTATTCTGTAGAAAATTTAGAAATAAATGATATTAAAAAAAATAAGGAAATGCCTGCTTCTTTTGACTTTGATAATGTAAAAGAAATTGATTCTAAATCAGTATTTATGGAGCAGTACAAAAATAAAGAGTTGCCAGCTATAGGGGGAATAGCAATTCCAAGTGAGGGTATAAACTTATCAATTTTTAAAGGGTTGTCTAATGAAGCCTTGATTTATGGTGCAGGCACTATGTCTAAGAATCAAGTTATGGGAAAAGGCAATTATTCATTAGCAAGTCATCATACAAAAAATCCAGAACTTTTATTTGCTCCATTAGAAAAGGTTAAAGTAGGTGAGAAAATTTATTTAACTGACTTAGAAAATATTTATGTTTATGATATTACATCCAATCAAAAAGTATCACCAGATTCAGTACATGTATTAGATGAAATTCCAGGTAAAAATATTGTTACTCTTGTAACCTGTGGAGAAAGTGAAGGTATTACTAGAATAGTGGTTCAAGGGGATCTAATATCAATTACTCCATTAAATAAATCTACACAGGATATGAAGAATGCATTTAATATTGATTCGAAAACATACTAA
- a CDS encoding bacteriocin immunity protein — MEQLNRKEIIELVNIIRNPKEEWSEAMIDELIFKLKRNVIYPNPSDLIFYTELSAEEIADKILAYKPILL; from the coding sequence ATGGAACAGCTTAACAGAAAAGAAATAATAGAATTAGTAAATATTATTAGAAATCCTAAGGAAGAATGGTCGGAAGCTATGATTGATGAACTAATATTTAAATTAAAAAGAAATGTTATTTATCCAAATCCAAGTGATTTAATTTTCTATACTGAATTATCTGCTGAAGAAATTGCAGATAAAATATTAGCTTATAAACCAATACTATTATAA